The DNA region TTAAACAGGAACAAAGAATTtttatatatgattaataataattgaaatgttgTTATAAGATTTTATAGAACAACTGGATTTCCAGGAGTAATTGGTTGTATAGATTGTACCCATGTGGCAATTGTTCCACccacaacaaatttaaatttagttgaaAATCAGCATCctgaatatttatacataaatcaaaaaaactaCCACTTTATTAATGTgcaattagtaaatattaaatatctaataatccaatctaatattatgtacacagaaTAGAAATCTTCTAATTGTTCATATTCACACGATTTAAGATTTGTGATTCTAAACTGAACATTTTGAATGTCAATGCATTGTTTCCGGGGAGCACACATGACAATCATATATGGAATAATAGCAAAGTTTTACCAGTTGTTCAAGAATTACACGAGCGTGATTTGAATGATTACTATTTACTgggtaaacaatattaaatattatttactttatttaaaatatttgtcgtTAGTGAgtgttaattaaaacattaatttctaGGAGATTCTGGGTATCCATTACATCAGTGGCTTTTAACGCCAATATTAAATCCAAGTAGTGCAGctgaaatacattataatactaagCAAATGTATACAAGAAGCT from Acyrthosiphon pisum isolate AL4f unplaced genomic scaffold, pea_aphid_22Mar2018_4r6ur Scaffold_9096;HRSCAF=9690, whole genome shotgun sequence includes:
- the LOC103311601 gene encoding putative nuclease HARBI1, with translation FYRTTGFPGVIGCIDCTHVAIVPPTTNLNLVENQHPEYLYINQKNYHFINVQLICDSKLNILNVNALFPGSTHDNHIWNNSKVLPVVQELHERDLNDYYLLGDSGYPLHQWLLTPILNPSSAAEIHYNTKQMYTRSLMERCNGVLKARFRCLIKDRTLHYNPEKSSAIINACVVLHNLCITYNVPEYIYEELEENDMGIYQEVENNDVIHNNQQNRYLMLGRQQRNRIVQVLQNRI